In Choloepus didactylus isolate mChoDid1 chromosome 18, mChoDid1.pri, whole genome shotgun sequence, a single genomic region encodes these proteins:
- the LOC119513104 gene encoding keratin-associated protein 2-3 produces the protein MTGSCCGSCCGSPCSSLSCGGDCCQPCCCRDPCCCRPVSCQTTVCRPVTCVPRCTRPICEPCRRPICCDACALQEGCCRPIACCPTSCTAVVCRPCCWASTCCQPISVQAPCCRPPCCQPAACRTTCRSCCC, from the coding sequence ATGACCGGCTCCTGCTGTGGCTCCTGCTGTGGCTCCCCCTGCTCCTCCCTGAGCTGCGGGGGCGACTGCTGCCAGCCCTGCTGCTGCCGCGACCCCTGCTGCTGCCGCCCCGTGTCCTGCCAGACCACCGTGTGCCGCCCCGTGACGTGCGTGCCGCGCTGCACCCGCCCCATCTGCGAGCCCTGCCGCCGGCCCATCTGCTGCGACGCCTGCGCCCTGCAGGAAGGCTGCTGCCGCCCCATCGCCTGCTGCCCCACGTCCTGCACGGCCGTGGTGTGCCGCCCCTGCTGCTGGGCCTCCACCTGCTGCCAGCCCATCTCCGTGCAGGCGCCCTGCTGCCGCCCCCCGTGCTGCCAGCCTGCCGCCTGCCGCACCACCTGCAGGTCCTGCTGCTGCTGA